One segment of Bradyrhizobium sp. CB2312 DNA contains the following:
- a CDS encoding IS630 family transposase, with protein sequence MANAGERGRPIAPLVLSPPERAYLERQVRRHRVARSLSERCRAILRCADGLPSKSVAVELGLHEHTVGKWRRRFLKDRCDGLLDEARPGRPRTINDDQVAEVIERTLRTTPPDATHWSIRSMAAETGFSHTTIRRMWTAFGLQPHRSQTFKLSSDPLFVDKVRDIVGLYLSPPNRALVLSVDEKSQIQALDREQPVLPMMPGVPERRTHSYVRHGTTSLFAALDVASGFVIGKCYKRHRAVEFLKFLKEIDAQVPEGIDVHIVMDNYATHKTPKIKAWLARRPHYHVHFTPTSASWINQVERWFAELTRKQIQRGVHTSVRQLEADIRTFIDLHNKNPKPFKWTKSADQILASVKRFCHKAQQTLCGEL encoded by the coding sequence GTGGCGAATGCAGGTGAGCGAGGCCGGCCGATCGCGCCGTTGGTGCTTAGTCCGCCGGAGCGGGCGTACTTGGAGAGACAAGTTCGTCGTCATCGCGTTGCCCGATCGCTATCTGAGCGCTGCCGCGCGATCCTGCGGTGTGCGGATGGCTTGCCAAGCAAGTCTGTGGCTGTCGAACTCGGCCTCCACGAACACACCGTCGGCAAGTGGCGCCGCCGATTTTTGAAGGATCGCTGTGATGGCCTGCTTGACGAGGCCCGCCCGGGCCGCCCTCGAACCATCAACGACGATCAGGTTGCTGAGGTAATTGAGCGGACATTGCGTACAACGCCACCCGACGCGACGCACTGGTCGATCCGCTCAATGGCTGCGGAAACTGGCTTTTCCCACACCACGATCCGCCGAATGTGGACGGCGTTCGGCCTGCAGCCGCACCGCAGCCAGACATTCAAGCTGTCGAGCGACCCGCTGTTCGTCGACAAGGTCCGCGATATCGTCGGCCTTTACCTTTCCCCACCGAACCGAGCCCTTGTCCTCAGTGTCGATGAGAAAAGCCAGATCCAGGCCCTGGATCGCGAGCAGCCGGTCCTGCCGATGATGCCGGGCGTACCGGAACGGCGCACGCACAGCTATGTGCGGCATGGTACGACCTCGCTGTTTGCCGCGCTCGATGTCGCCTCTGGATTCGTCATCGGCAAATGCTACAAGCGCCACCGGGCAGTCGAGTTCTTGAAGTTCCTCAAAGAGATCGACGCTCAAGTCCCTGAAGGGATCGATGTCCATATCGTCATGGACAACTACGCCACTCACAAAACACCCAAGATCAAAGCGTGGCTCGCCCGTCGGCCGCATTATCATGTCCACTTCACGCCGACTTCCGCGTCATGGATCAATCAGGTCGAACGCTGGTTCGCTGAGCTCACCCGAAAGCAGATCCAGCGAGGTGTTCACACCTCCGTCAGGCAGCTCGAGGCCGACATCCGTACCTTCATCGACCTGCACAACAAAAATCCCAAGCCCTTCAAATGGACCAAGTCCGCAGACCAGATTTTGGCTTCCGTCAAACGCTTCTGCCACAAAGCCCAGCAGACT
- a CDS encoding hemerythrin domain-containing protein — MIIERLSREHRNIETLLAVLDRELEIFDRGDHPDYEVIRAIISYFELYPELYHHPQEELVFSKLKLRDPAAAARIGDLTLEHQKGTQRLRRVAQAIDSVLADREILRQNVDNIVRDFMESERRHIMIEDRDFFPAALKALKPADWAEIASATVNHEDPLFSEAAEETFDALRARILQMEQESEVERR, encoded by the coding sequence ATGATCATTGAGCGTCTATCCCGGGAACATCGCAACATCGAGACGCTACTCGCCGTACTCGATCGCGAGCTTGAGATTTTCGATCGCGGGGACCATCCCGACTATGAGGTCATTCGCGCGATTATCAGCTACTTTGAGCTCTATCCGGAACTGTATCATCATCCCCAAGAAGAATTGGTCTTTTCCAAGCTAAAGCTTCGAGACCCCGCTGCGGCGGCAAGGATCGGCGATCTGACGCTCGAACACCAAAAAGGGACCCAGCGTTTGCGCCGCGTCGCTCAGGCGATCGACAGTGTTTTGGCGGATCGAGAGATTCTTCGGCAGAATGTGGACAACATCGTTCGCGATTTCATGGAGAGCGAGCGGCGTCACATCATGATCGAAGACCGCGATTTCTTCCCCGCCGCCCTCAAGGCTCTCAAGCCGGCAGATTGGGCTGAGATCGCCTCGGCGACAGTCAATCATGAGGATCCGCTGTTCAGCGAGGCCGCCGAAGAAACCTTCGACGCGCTACGAGCGCGCATCTTGCAGATGGAGCAAGAGTCCGAAGTCGAACGGCGTTAG
- a CDS encoding TetR/AcrR family transcriptional regulator translates to MATRQRRTPQAAKFAILDAAERRLHDEGPEGVRIQRIAADLGITDAAIHYHFGTREALMDALLRRIGRRLVDDIEATIESWAPDQIDVAALGRLFQRAYADERAARLALWLSLAGWRPKGSGMLKSLVERVHRARIQAARKARRRAPRISDTQYAIAILSAAHMHAAMSGEALLASVAEDPAALDQRDFLKFAVQLIARHLAEA, encoded by the coding sequence ATGGCCACGCGACAACGTCGAACACCACAAGCGGCGAAATTCGCGATCCTGGATGCCGCGGAGCGGCGGCTGCACGACGAGGGCCCCGAAGGCGTGCGCATCCAGCGCATCGCCGCAGATCTGGGCATTACGGACGCGGCTATCCACTACCACTTCGGCACCCGCGAAGCCTTGATGGACGCGCTCCTGCGGCGCATAGGGCGCCGGCTGGTAGATGACATTGAAGCGACCATCGAAAGCTGGGCGCCCGATCAAATCGACGTCGCTGCCCTTGGACGGCTCTTTCAGCGCGCCTATGCCGACGAACGGGCCGCGAGACTCGCCCTCTGGCTTAGTCTCGCTGGCTGGCGGCCAAAGGGATCAGGCATGCTCAAGTCGCTGGTCGAGCGAGTTCATCGAGCGCGGATCCAAGCGGCGCGGAAGGCGAGGCGGCGCGCACCGCGGATCTCCGACACGCAATACGCCATCGCTATCCTGAGCGCAGCCCACATGCATGCTGCGATGTCAGGAGAAGCTTTGTTGGCAAGCGTCGCCGAAGATCCCGCCGCCCTCGACCAGCGCGATTTCCTCAAATTCGCAGTTCAGTTGATCGCGCGCCATCTTGCAGAGGCGTGA
- a CDS encoding alpha/beta hydrolase → MNDWHPEALATIADRLGIAFTDLAPPRSTRFRTHGGPTIHVLDWGGQGPPAVLLHGGALTARTWDYVAIALRPDFRLLALDMRGHGASGWADDYSIESCATDLVAVIDGLGIQRARIVGMSLGGMVACEFALRHPDRTESLAMVDVTSRPVFAATARMRTFMTDFRGAATVDEVVEMALAVSPRSDPERLHYRMRTLLKRDDDGRLVWKSDRRRPADYPMILRHLAGFEARIPDMAAPFLLARGGESLIVSKDAAHDFTARFPDGRWINIKGAGHNVQEDNPRDLADALRAFWGGRLRSMTQKGIQ, encoded by the coding sequence GTGAACGATTGGCATCCCGAGGCGCTGGCGACAATAGCCGATCGGCTCGGTATTGCCTTTACCGACCTCGCGCCGCCGCGCTCAACGCGTTTCCGCACGCATGGCGGACCCACTATCCACGTCCTCGATTGGGGCGGCCAAGGACCTCCGGCGGTGCTGCTGCACGGCGGCGCGCTGACCGCCCGCACCTGGGATTATGTCGCCATTGCACTGCGGCCTGATTTCCGGCTCTTAGCACTCGACATGCGCGGCCATGGCGCCAGCGGTTGGGCCGACGATTATTCAATCGAAAGCTGTGCGACGGACCTCGTGGCAGTTATCGACGGCCTCGGGATTCAACGCGCGCGCATCGTTGGCATGTCGTTGGGAGGAATGGTGGCCTGCGAGTTCGCGCTGCGCCACCCGGACCGCACCGAAAGTCTCGCGATGGTCGATGTGACCTCACGACCGGTGTTTGCTGCAACGGCGCGGATGCGCACCTTCATGACGGACTTTCGTGGCGCAGCGACAGTGGACGAAGTGGTCGAGATGGCGCTTGCAGTTAGTCCCAGGAGCGATCCAGAGCGCCTTCACTATCGAATGCGCACCCTGCTGAAGCGTGACGACGATGGGCGCCTCGTGTGGAAGAGCGACCGCCGTCGTCCGGCGGATTATCCCATGATCCTTAGGCATCTCGCGGGCTTCGAGGCTCGCATCCCGGACATGGCCGCGCCTTTCCTGCTGGCCAGGGGTGGTGAAAGCCTCATCGTCTCCAAGGATGCCGCCCATGACTTCACCGCGCGCTTTCCTGACGGGCGGTGGATCAACATCAAGGGCGCGGGCCACAACGTCCAGGAAGACAATCCGCGCGATCTGGCCGACGCGCTCAGAGCCTTCTGGGGCGGACGTCTGCGGAGCATGACGCAGAAAGGCATTCAATGA
- a CDS encoding NUDIX hydrolase, with protein sequence MKTCQVFAAYDRDATTQHGWAYCPMCGSGLVRPTRGEPEKTCENPACAFVLYRNPTPIIAVLIVDGDRFLLCRRKRETFEGGKWCLPCGYIEFHEDYLTAGRREVKEETGLEVEITALLSVASNFLRPDIHTLAVCVLAKPVGGAACPDDDVDELGWFSLGDKLPSFAFSADRHMVERYFATRLSGAPVDLAYARQV encoded by the coding sequence ATGAAGACTTGCCAGGTCTTTGCCGCATATGATCGCGACGCGACCACGCAACATGGCTGGGCCTACTGCCCTATGTGCGGCTCCGGCCTGGTCCGACCAACAAGAGGAGAACCGGAGAAGACATGTGAAAACCCGGCCTGTGCCTTCGTGCTGTACCGAAATCCAACGCCGATCATCGCCGTTCTCATCGTCGACGGTGACAGGTTTTTGTTGTGCAGGCGGAAGCGAGAGACCTTCGAGGGAGGCAAGTGGTGCCTGCCGTGCGGTTACATCGAATTTCATGAGGATTATCTGACGGCAGGCAGGCGCGAGGTGAAAGAGGAGACCGGCCTTGAGGTAGAGATTACTGCCCTGCTCAGTGTCGCTTCCAACTTCCTTCGCCCGGACATCCACACGCTGGCAGTTTGCGTGCTCGCCAAGCCGGTGGGCGGAGCAGCCTGTCCCGACGACGACGTCGACGAATTGGGATGGTTTTCCCTTGGAGACAAATTGCCGAGCTTTGCATTCTCAGCCGATCGTCACATGGTGGAGCGCTACTTTGCGACGCGCCTGTCGGGCGCGCCCGTCGATCTCGCCTACGCCCGGCAGGTGTGA